The Sphingorhabdus sp. Alg231-15 genome has a segment encoding these proteins:
- the greA gene encoding transcription elongation factor GreA — protein MAVEKVPMLAEGHAKLEAELKALKEERPRIVDAIEEARAHGDLSENAEYHAAKERQGQVEATIADIEDKLSRAQVIDPTALSGDKAVFGATLTLLDEDDKPVKYQLVGQAEADAKVGKISYNSPIGRAFIGRSIGDEIEVTVPAGDKYYLLEKIEFI, from the coding sequence ATGGCTGTAGAAAAAGTACCGATGCTGGCCGAAGGCCACGCCAAACTGGAAGCCGAGCTGAAGGCGCTCAAGGAAGAGCGGCCTCGCATTGTCGATGCGATTGAGGAAGCGCGTGCCCATGGTGATCTGTCGGAAAATGCCGAATATCATGCCGCAAAAGAGCGTCAGGGCCAGGTCGAAGCAACAATTGCTGATATTGAAGATAAGCTGAGCCGCGCTCAGGTTATTGATCCAACGGCTTTGTCCGGCGATAAAGCCGTATTTGGCGCGACGCTGACCTTACTCGATGAAGATGATAAACCTGTTAAATATCAATTGGTTGGTCAAGCAGAGGCCGATGCAAAAGTGGGTAAGATAAGCTATAACAGCCCGATCGGACGCGCTTTCATCGGACGCAGCATCGGTGATGAAATCGAGGTCACCGTACCTGCGGGAGACAAATATTATCTGCTCGAGAAAATTGAGTTTATCTGA
- the carB gene encoding carbamoyl-phosphate synthase large subunit, translated as MPKRTDINSILIIGAGPIVIGQACEFDYSGTQACKALKEEGYRIILVNSNPATIMTDPEMADATYVEPITPEIVEKIIAKERPDAVLPTMGGQTALNTALTLNKMGVLDKYNVQMIGADAEAIDKAEDREKFKAAMDKIGLESPRSAIAHSEEQALEVLEDIGLPAIMRPSFTMGGTGGGVAYNREEFIHYIRTSLEASPTNEVLIDESLIGWKEYEMEVVRDKADNCIIICSIENVDPMGVHTGDSITVAPALTLTDKEYQIMRNASLAVLREIGVETGGSNVQFAVNPKDGRLVVIEMNPRVSRSSALASKATGFPIAKVAAKLAVGYTLDEIDNDITGATPASFEPTIDYVVTKIPRFAFEKFKGAEPLLATAMKSVGEVMAIGRNIHESLQKALRGLETGLDGFNQVRELIGASRDEIAAELARPTPDRLLVAAQAMREGFSDTEIHEIAHYDPWFLARMREIIDAEQDILDNGLPNGPEALRKLKSMGFSDERLAKLAVDAVHVAGGAGRAVAGAHGLVHDAVAAMAGATTEKEVRELRHKLGVRPVFKRIDTCAAEFEAKTPYMYSTYEAPIFGEPENEAQPSDRRKVVILGGGPNRIGQGIEFDYCCCHACFALADAGFETIMVNCNPETVSTDYDTSDRLYFEPLTAEDVLEILAVEQSKGELVGVIVQFGGQTPLKLASALEDAGIPILGTTPDAIDLAEDRERFAKLVNDLKLKQPENGMARTEEEAVKIAERIGYPVLIRPSFVLGGRAMEIVDGPAQLEDYINTAVQVSGDQPVLVDQYLRDAVEVDVDAICDGDEVVVCGVLQHIEEAGVHSGDSACTIPPYNLSDEIIAEMERQAGALAIGLKVRGLMNIQFAVKDGEVYLIEVNPRASRTVPFVAKAIGVPIAKIASRVMAGEKLKNLPVIDRHIDYIAVKEAVFPFNRFPGIDPVLSPEMKSTGEVMGIDNSFAIAFGKAQLGANNHLPDGGTLFVSVKETDKKVIEPAARLAEKLGFKIIATSGTADYLTDKGIKVEKVNKVAEGRPHIVDRIIDGDVDLIFNTTEGWQSLKDSKSIRAGALNGKIPYYTTATASVAAMEAISAMRDETLEVRALQSYYKSSQT; from the coding sequence ATGCCCAAAAGAACTGACATAAATTCCATCCTGATCATTGGCGCTGGCCCGATTGTTATCGGACAGGCCTGCGAGTTTGATTATTCGGGGACACAGGCGTGCAAGGCGTTGAAAGAAGAGGGCTACCGGATCATCCTGGTCAACTCCAATCCGGCGACGATCATGACTGATCCGGAAATGGCGGATGCGACCTATGTCGAGCCAATTACCCCCGAAATTGTCGAGAAGATCATCGCCAAAGAGCGCCCGGATGCGGTGCTGCCGACTATGGGCGGGCAGACGGCGCTGAACACCGCGCTGACGCTCAACAAAATGGGCGTGCTCGACAAATATAACGTGCAGATGATTGGCGCGGATGCCGAAGCCATCGATAAGGCGGAAGATCGCGAAAAATTCAAGGCGGCGATGGACAAAATCGGGCTGGAAAGCCCGCGTTCCGCCATTGCGCATAGCGAAGAGCAGGCGCTGGAGGTTCTCGAGGATATCGGGTTGCCCGCGATCATGCGGCCCAGCTTTACTATGGGCGGAACCGGTGGCGGTGTCGCCTATAACCGCGAAGAGTTCATCCACTATATCCGGACATCGCTGGAAGCCTCGCCAACCAATGAAGTGCTGATCGATGAATCGCTAATTGGCTGGAAAGAATATGAGATGGAGGTTGTTCGCGACAAGGCGGATAATTGTATCATCATCTGCTCGATCGAAAATGTTGACCCGATGGGTGTGCATACCGGTGACTCGATCACGGTTGCACCGGCGCTGACGCTGACTGACAAAGAATATCAGATCATGCGCAACGCGTCGTTGGCGGTTCTAAGAGAAATAGGAGTCGAAACAGGCGGTTCCAACGTACAGTTCGCAGTTAATCCGAAGGATGGGCGGCTTGTTGTCATCGAAATGAACCCGCGGGTTTCACGCAGTTCAGCGCTCGCATCCAAGGCCACGGGCTTTCCGATCGCGAAAGTCGCGGCGAAACTGGCAGTTGGCTATACGCTCGACGAGATTGACAATGATATTACCGGTGCGACACCGGCGTCCTTTGAACCGACCATAGATTATGTGGTCACCAAGATACCACGCTTTGCCTTTGAAAAATTCAAGGGTGCGGAGCCATTGCTCGCTACCGCGATGAAATCCGTTGGCGAAGTCATGGCAATCGGCCGCAATATCCATGAATCGCTGCAAAAAGCGCTACGCGGCTTAGAAACCGGGCTGGATGGATTTAATCAAGTGCGCGAGTTGATCGGTGCGTCGCGTGACGAGATTGCGGCGGAACTGGCACGACCAACGCCCGACCGGCTGCTGGTCGCGGCACAAGCGATGCGTGAGGGCTTTAGCGATACCGAAATCCATGAAATCGCCCATTATGATCCCTGGTTCCTGGCGCGGATGCGCGAGATAATCGATGCCGAGCAAGATATTTTGGACAATGGCTTGCCTAATGGGCCGGAAGCACTCCGCAAGCTGAAATCCATGGGCTTTTCCGATGAACGGCTTGCGAAGCTGGCTGTGGATGCTGTGCATGTCGCCGGTGGGGCAGGGCGCGCGGTAGCCGGAGCGCACGGGCTGGTTCATGACGCCGTTGCCGCCATGGCAGGCGCGACGACCGAGAAGGAAGTCCGCGAATTGCGCCATAAGCTAGGCGTAAGACCCGTATTCAAGCGGATCGACACCTGTGCTGCGGAATTCGAAGCCAAGACGCCCTATATGTATTCCACCTATGAAGCGCCGATTTTCGGGGAACCAGAGAATGAAGCGCAGCCGTCAGATCGCCGGAAAGTGGTGATTCTAGGCGGTGGACCCAACCGGATCGGGCAGGGGATCGAGTTTGACTATTGCTGCTGTCATGCCTGTTTTGCGCTGGCCGATGCGGGTTTTGAAACGATCATGGTCAATTGCAATCCGGAAACCGTTTCGACCGACTATGATACGTCCGACCGGCTTTATTTTGAGCCACTGACTGCCGAAGATGTGCTGGAAATTCTGGCCGTGGAGCAGAGTAAGGGCGAATTGGTCGGGGTGATCGTGCAATTTGGCGGACAAACACCGCTGAAACTAGCCTCTGCGCTAGAAGATGCAGGGATTCCAATCCTCGGCACGACGCCGGATGCGATTGATCTAGCCGAAGACCGCGAACGTTTTGCGAAACTGGTCAATGATCTAAAGCTCAAGCAGCCTGAAAATGGCATGGCTCGGACCGAAGAAGAGGCCGTGAAAATCGCGGAGCGTATCGGTTATCCGGTACTAATCCGGCCGAGTTTCGTGCTTGGCGGGCGGGCGATGGAAATTGTCGATGGGCCAGCGCAGCTCGAAGACTATATCAATACCGCCGTGCAAGTGTCGGGCGATCAACCTGTTCTGGTCGATCAATATCTGCGCGATGCCGTGGAGGTCGATGTTGATGCGATTTGCGACGGTGATGAAGTGGTCGTTTGCGGCGTGCTCCAACATATTGAGGAAGCCGGGGTTCATTCGGGCGACAGTGCCTGCACCATCCCGCCCTATAATCTCAGCGATGAGATCATAGCTGAAATGGAGCGACAGGCAGGGGCGCTGGCAATCGGTTTGAAAGTGCGCGGGCTGATGAACATTCAGTTCGCCGTGAAAGATGGTGAGGTCTATCTCATCGAGGTCAATCCAAGGGCGAGCCGGACAGTGCCATTTGTCGCGAAAGCCATTGGCGTCCCAATTGCCAAAATTGCTTCGCGCGTGATGGCGGGAGAGAAGCTCAAAAACTTACCAGTGATTGATAGACATATCGATTATATTGCTGTGAAAGAAGCCGTCTTCCCGTTTAATCGCTTCCCCGGAATTGACCCGGTTTTATCGCCGGAAATGAAATCTACGGGTGAAGTCATGGGCATCGATAACAGTTTCGCGATTGCTTTCGGCAAAGCGCAGCTGGGTGCGAATAATCATTTGCCGGATGGGGGAACGCTGTTTGTTTCCGTGAAAGAAACGGACAAAAAAGTGATCGAGCCCGCCGCACGATTAGCCGAAAAACTGGGTTTCAAGATAATTGCGACCAGCGGAACAGCTGATTATCTGACCGACAAAGGTATAAAGGTAGAGAAGGTCAACAAGGTGGCTGAAGGGCGGCCGCATATTGTCGACCGGATTATCGATGGCGACGTTGACCTGATTTTCAACACAACCGAGGGTTGGCAGTCGCTGAAAGACTCCAAATCCATCCGGGCAGGGGCGCTGAACGGCAAGATTCCTTACTATACGACTGCGACAGCAAGCGTAGCGGCAATGGAAGCAATATCGGCCATGCGCGACGAGACTCTTGAAGTTCGTGCGCTTCAGTCTTATTATAAGTCTTCGCAGACTTAA
- a CDS encoding phage holin family protein, with amino-acid sequence MLDNKTAALEDQPSPDESGEAKGNASASSSDDKPLKLQVTDLVDDVRKLAEAELEYYRVKLSVNMAATKTVLVLFSVAIILGVTTMVALILGILLILSHYWGPIAATGLLTGGALLLTTVLMSMAIKRARKLPLDENDQ; translated from the coding sequence ATGTTGGACAATAAGACTGCAGCTTTGGAAGATCAGCCGTCTCCCGATGAAAGTGGCGAGGCGAAAGGTAACGCATCGGCATCCAGTTCCGACGACAAACCGCTAAAACTACAGGTCACTGACCTGGTTGATGACGTTCGCAAACTCGCAGAAGCGGAACTTGAATATTATCGCGTAAAACTGTCCGTCAATATGGCGGCGACCAAGACCGTATTGGTCTTGTTCAGTGTCGCCATCATATTGGGCGTTACCACCATGGTTGCTCTCATATTGGGAATATTATTGATATTATCCCACTATTGGGGCCCCATCGCGGCAACAGGACTGTTGACCGGAGGAGCATTGCTACTCACAACGGTCCTAATGAGTATGGCAATTAAACGGGCGCGCAAATTACCTCTGGACGAGAATGATCAATGA
- a CDS encoding rhomboid family intramembrane serine protease, which yields MNLPNGKLTNGLVIANVVIFLLLWISGWQADAVLRGGFFPIRLGEGLPEFESINGMVPAWLTPLSSAFLHGGLMHIAFNMLMLLFCGRFVEQALGPQLMAFLYVVGAYAASLAEFAFNGDSVIPVVGASGAISAILGAYALLFARNEVKPVGPFPGHIVRIAWLTLAWIGIQLMIGIATRGSLNGIAIFAHIGGFVAGLVLTRPLLQWRFKNA from the coding sequence ATGAACCTGCCGAACGGAAAGCTGACCAACGGACTCGTGATCGCCAATGTCGTGATCTTTCTGTTGCTTTGGATTTCCGGTTGGCAGGCCGATGCGGTCCTGCGTGGCGGCTTCTTTCCGATAAGACTGGGTGAAGGACTGCCGGAGTTCGAAAGCATCAACGGGATGGTTCCGGCATGGCTGACGCCGTTGTCATCAGCTTTCCTGCATGGCGGCCTGATGCATATTGCGTTTAATATGTTGATGCTTCTGTTTTGCGGACGTTTTGTGGAACAGGCGCTGGGGCCGCAGTTAATGGCCTTTCTCTACGTGGTCGGCGCCTATGCCGCTTCCCTAGCGGAATTTGCCTTTAATGGAGATTCGGTCATTCCTGTCGTCGGTGCCAGTGGCGCAATATCGGCGATTCTGGGCGCCTATGCGCTGTTATTTGCGCGCAATGAGGTCAAGCCTGTTGGACCGTTTCCCGGACATATTGTAAGGATTGCGTGGCTCACGCTCGCCTGGATCGGAATCCAGTTGATGATCGGGATTGCCACACGCGGCAGCCTTAATGGCATCGCGATTTTTGCTCATATCGGCGGCTTTGTCGCTGGGCTGGTCCTGACACGGCCCTTGCTGCAATGGCGCTTTAAAAACGCTTAA
- a CDS encoding ribonuclease E inhibitor RraB, with protein sequence MSDTVDPDHFTEEWATDQEILDRMVDGGDQPHVVREIDVQFVGQLAKLNRFKNEASKWGFRSAEVERYEDGWQIELQIHSDTQKDTMRKLTRKYIEIEQEFDIDHDGWGCFSCNENGPISDENPA encoded by the coding sequence GTGAGTGACACTGTCGATCCTGATCATTTCACTGAAGAATGGGCAACAGATCAAGAAATCCTGGATCGTATGGTGGATGGCGGCGATCAACCGCATGTTGTCCGAGAGATTGATGTTCAATTTGTTGGTCAGTTAGCCAAATTAAACCGGTTTAAAAACGAAGCTTCGAAATGGGGTTTTCGTTCAGCAGAAGTCGAACGTTATGAAGATGGATGGCAGATCGAACTTCAAATACATTCGGACACACAGAAGGACACGATGCGCAAATTGACCCGAAAATATATTGAAATCGAGCAGGAATTCGACATCGATCATGATGGTTGGGGATGCTTCAGTTGTAATGAAAATGGCCCAATTTCCGACGAGAATCCTGCGTAA
- a CDS encoding DUF4170 domain-containing protein, which yields MSERSKIHLVMGGRVKDPRGLDYENLDQVDLVGVYPNYEEAEDVWRSNAQRTVDDAEMKYVIVHLHKILEPELPAED from the coding sequence ATGAGTGAACGCAGCAAAATTCATCTGGTGATGGGCGGTCGGGTCAAGGATCCACGCGGACTAGATTACGAAAATCTCGACCAGGTCGATCTTGTCGGTGTTTATCCCAATTACGAAGAAGCTGAAGACGTCTGGCGCTCCAACGCGCAACGTACGGTGGACGATGCTGAGATGAAATATGTGATCGTGCACCTGCACAAAATTCTCGAACCGGAATTGCCTGCTGAAGATTAA